The window TAGCCATGCTTAAATTTGAGAAAAGCTCAATAAAGAAATAACTCATTAAAAACATCATGAGTGACTGAGTAGAAATAGTCAGCTGATCTTTTTTAGAGATTTGCAACCAAAGAGAAGGGCCTTTCTTTTTTCGAGGAGGTAATCCTTTCCCTTTTAGAAAATTGACAATAATAGTTCTGTTTTTTTTAAGAACGAATTTATAAAGTCTTCTCTTACGATATTTTTGAAAAGCTTTTTCTTTTTTCTTACGTGCTATGAGTTCTATCTGTCTGGGGTGTTTGGCTTTTCTTTTGAAGAAACCTTTGAAGTAGACCTTGTATAAACGGTTTTTCTTCCTTCTGCGCCAATCGTCAAGTTTCTTTTGTTCTGCAATGGCAGCTTTGGCTCGTTGACTTATTTTTCCTCGTTTAACAAAACTTCTTGCAACAACTTTTATTTTTCTCCATCGTTTTCTTCTTCTGAATCTCTTTTCCTTATTGCGCTCCTCTTTTTTCTTGTTCTTTTGATTCTTTTCCTCTTGCTTTCTTTTTCTTTTCGCTCTCTTCAGGAATTTGTATATTCTCCACAGCCTTTTCCATAGTGGGTAGGTGATTTTCTTTTCTGATGAAAACTGCAGAATAGACAGATCTAGTTGAAGCATTCCAATAAATTGGATGCATAAATAGGAGTATGAAATGCTAAATGGGTTCAAGGAAAATTTTATTGCGAATTTATAAAAAAGCTCGTAATAATCGAATTACGAGCTTTTTAAATTATGTTGGGTTTAAAACAAATTATTTTGTGTTGTTTATAAAGTCCGACTTCTTGGTTACGCTTGCCCTATAATTGGTCATTTACACAAGTAAACTCCCAATTATCGGACTTCACAAGCCTCGAATTCAAACTTTCTGAATAAACATATAAGTTCTAGGCTGCCTTTACTCTGCAGTCATTGTTTTAAATGTCATTTCATAAACACCAGTTTCAAGTTTGTGTTTCACTTCGCTAAAACACTTGATAGTATATTCAACATCTTCCAAAGTATGCACTGCTGTTGGAATTAATCGTAATAATATCATTCCTTTAGGAATAACTGGATAAGCAACAATAGAGCAGAAAATACCGTAATTCTCTCTTAAGTCAGCTGTGATTTGTGTGGCTTCAGGAACTCCACCTTTTAACATTACTGGAGTTACAGGAGATTCTGTATCACCTAAATCAAATCCTTTTTCTTTTAATCCTTTTTGTAAAGCATTCACGATAACCCAAAGTTTATCTTTGTGCTCTTGGCTTTCTTTAATCATATCTAATCGCTTAATAGCTCCAATAACCATTGGCATTGGAAGAGATTTGGCGAAAATCTGAGAACGCATATTATACTTTAAAAATTTGATCATTTTAGCATTACCAGCAACAAAACCACCAATTCCTGCCATAGATTTAGCGAAAGTACCAAAGTAAACATCAATCTCGTCTTGACATCCTAAATGCTCACCTGTTCCAGCTCCTGTTGCTCCCATAGTACCAAAACCATGTGCATCATCAACTAATAAACGGAATTGATATTTTTTCTTCAACTCAGCAATTTCTTTCAATTTACCAAGATCACCAGCCATACCGTAGACACCTTCGGTAATCACGAGGATTCCTCCCTTGTTTTTATCTGCTAATTTAGTGGCGCGTTGTAATTGCTTCTCTAAGTTCTCTATATTGTTGTGTGGATAAACAAATCTTTTACCCACTTGCATTCTCATACCATCTAAGATACAAGCATGAGCTTCGCTATCATAAACAATAACATCGTGGCGATCCACTAATGTATCGATGATAGAAACCATACCTTGGTATCCAAAATTTAATAAATAACCAGCTTCTTTATCTACGAAAGTAGCTAAATCTTGCTCTAATTTTTCATGATACTCCGTTTGCCCAGACATCATTCTAGCACCCATTGGGTAGGCCATTCCCCACTCAGCAGCGGCGTCGGCATCAGCTTTTCTAACTTCAGGATGGTTTCCCAATCCTAAATAGTTATTTAAAGACCAAACTAAAACATCTTTTCCTTGAAATTTCATTCTATTGGAAAGTTCACCCTCTAATTTGGGGAACATATAATATCCTTCGGCTTTTTGAGCATATTGACCCAAAGGGCCTAAGTTTACTTCAGTTTTATCAAATAAATCCATATTGTAGGCTGTTTTATTAAGGTTTGCAAATTTATAAAATAATATCAGATGAAGTAATAATTAACCTATAATAAGTGTTTTATGTAAAAGTATTATAAAGATCAAGATTTTACAGTATGTGCGCTTAAAGATTTTTATACTTTTGCCGACTAATTTTTTGAGCAAAAGAAAAGGTCCGTTTGAAAATGGTCTTGAATACTCAGATGACAAATGAAGAAGCCATGAAAAGAAATATTTTCTATTATTTACTACTTATAACTGTGATTTTTACTGCTTGTGGAACCCCAAAGCAAACTATCGATTATCAACAATTGGCCATGACTTCTTATGAAGGTGGAGCTTATCAACAATCCATAGATCAATGGAATACCTATATCCAAGAGCAAGAAACCAAAGTGCTAGAAGTAAATCCTAAGGCCTATGCTGAGATAGCCAAAGCACAATTTGCTATGGAGCAATATGAGAAAGCGGAGCAAAACTTTGATAAAGCTAGGCATAAAGAATATGCTGATGCCGACATGTATGTGATGATGGTTGAGCGATACAGAATGATTGA is drawn from Lentimicrobium sp. L6 and contains these coding sequences:
- a CDS encoding aminotransferase class I/II-fold pyridoxal phosphate-dependent enzyme: MDLFDKTEVNLGPLGQYAQKAEGYYMFPKLEGELSNRMKFQGKDVLVWSLNNYLGLGNHPEVRKADADAAAEWGMAYPMGARMMSGQTEYHEKLEQDLATFVDKEAGYLLNFGYQGMVSIIDTLVDRHDVIVYDSEAHACILDGMRMQVGKRFVYPHNNIENLEKQLQRATKLADKNKGGILVITEGVYGMAGDLGKLKEIAELKKKYQFRLLVDDAHGFGTMGATGAGTGEHLGCQDEIDVYFGTFAKSMAGIGGFVAGNAKMIKFLKYNMRSQIFAKSLPMPMVIGAIKRLDMIKESQEHKDKLWVIVNALQKGLKEKGFDLGDTESPVTPVMLKGGVPEATQITADLRENYGIFCSIVAYPVIPKGMILLRLIPTAVHTLEDVEYTIKCFSEVKHKLETGVYEMTFKTMTAE